From Lysinibacillus sp. SGAir0095, the proteins below share one genomic window:
- the nikA gene encoding nickel ABC transporter substrate-binding protein produces MIKNNYSILVTFFFLLLLAGCSENTPANNSEENSTSKNILTMSWPSDIGEANPHLYSPNEMFAQALLYDPLVVYENDGTLSPGLAEKWDVSEDGKEYTFYLRDGVVYSDGSKLTADNVKRNFDTVIGNSLAHSWLEVVTVIDKVEAVDELAVKISLKEAYYPFLQELALIRPLRMLGDAGFPDSGNTADGIKKPIGTGPWILSESNENHTVFIRNENYWGEKPTIEKVEVKYIADSQMRMMALENEEIDLIFGSSQLTPSEFTTLQQNNQYLTEVSEPLSTRILSLNSTYGVTKYKEVRLALQHALDRQTIIDHILSGLEQEAHSLFAPGFPYSDIEIEEYEYDLEKSKQILDDAGWNVDAKTGIRSKDGEKLELLMAYNSSDQVHKTIYEFLQGAWKEIGVDVKLIAEENQVYYARTKAGEYNIVMNDTWGAPYDPHMYIRTMIGEQQIGNYSLIGTDSSDKLTEDITRVIRTTDETERASLYKNIIQTIQQEAILMPISYKQNYLVANDVFKKLNFSPQQFEVPINLYEMK; encoded by the coding sequence ATGATAAAAAATAACTATTCAATTTTAGTAACATTTTTCTTTTTGCTTTTATTGGCAGGATGTAGTGAAAATACGCCAGCAAATAATAGTGAAGAAAATAGTACGAGTAAAAACATATTAACAATGTCTTGGCCGTCAGATATTGGAGAGGCCAACCCTCATTTATATTCACCAAACGAAATGTTTGCACAGGCATTGTTATATGATCCATTAGTCGTTTATGAAAATGATGGGACATTATCTCCTGGATTAGCTGAAAAGTGGGATGTTTCTGAGGATGGTAAGGAATATACATTTTATTTGCGAGACGGAGTAGTGTATTCTGATGGATCCAAGTTAACAGCAGATAACGTTAAGCGTAATTTTGATACAGTTATCGGAAATAGTTTAGCACATAGCTGGTTAGAGGTTGTAACAGTTATTGATAAAGTTGAAGCGGTTGATGAGTTAGCAGTGAAGATCTCATTAAAAGAAGCATATTATCCGTTTTTGCAGGAGTTGGCTTTAATTCGACCACTACGCATGTTAGGTGATGCTGGATTCCCTGATAGTGGCAATACAGCAGATGGAATTAAGAAGCCGATTGGCACAGGGCCATGGATTCTATCTGAATCAAATGAAAACCACACGGTATTTATTAGAAATGAAAATTATTGGGGAGAAAAACCTACTATTGAAAAAGTAGAGGTGAAATATATTGCTGATTCACAGATGCGTATGATGGCTTTAGAAAATGAAGAAATCGATTTAATCTTCGGAAGTTCCCAACTTACTCCAAGTGAATTTACCACATTGCAACAAAATAATCAGTATTTAACGGAAGTTTCAGAACCATTATCAACTCGTATTTTATCGCTTAATTCTACTTATGGTGTAACTAAGTATAAGGAGGTACGACTTGCGCTTCAGCATGCACTGGATCGTCAAACAATCATTGACCATATTTTAAGCGGTTTGGAGCAAGAGGCACATTCTTTGTTTGCACCGGGCTTCCCATATAGTGATATTGAAATTGAAGAGTATGAGTATGATTTAGAAAAATCTAAACAAATTTTAGATGATGCTGGCTGGAATGTTGATGCAAAAACAGGTATTCGTTCAAAAGATGGTGAAAAGCTTGAATTATTAATGGCATACAATTCAAGCGACCAAGTGCATAAAACCATCTATGAGTTTTTACAAGGAGCTTGGAAAGAAATTGGTGTTGATGTTAAATTGATTGCCGAGGAAAACCAAGTGTATTATGCGAGAACAAAAGCAGGTGAATACAATATCGTTATGAATGATACTTGGGGTGCGCCATATGATCCTCATATGTATATTCGTACTATGATTGGAGAGCAACAAATCGGTAACTATTCCTTAATAGGAACAGATTCAAGTGACAAACTTACAGAGGATATTACACGTGTGATTCGAACAACAGATGAAACTGAACGTGCTTCACTATATAAAAATATCATTCAAACAATTCAGCAAGAGGCTATTTTAATGCCAATTTCATACAAACAAAATTATCTTGTAGCAAATGATGTATTTAAAAAACTGAATTTCTCACCTCAACAATTTGAAGTACCAATTAATCTATATGAGATGAAGTGA
- the nikB gene encoding nickel ABC transporter permease — MAQYFIKRFFSMTIAMVGLTLIAFFLMRIMPGDPIESYYLANNIPVTEEILEQARVEQGLDQPLLTQYVTWLGGVLKFDFGISFMNGKAVSEELLTYFSVTIQLALVAFLFILMICIPIGVLSAVKRHSIFDNLTRITIFFVASMPSFWLGFVLIYIFAFKFNLFPLMGWGTADAIILPALTLALANVPFYVRMIRTNMIEQMDKPFVAFARARGIIESVIIRKHIFKATLTPFITSLAMTLGVLIGGAAIVEIIFSIPGMGRFIVDAITARDYNVMQGFILMIGFFYIIVNFLADIICALIDPRIRLKEKVS, encoded by the coding sequence ATGGCCCAATACTTTATAAAACGCTTTTTTAGTATGACTATAGCGATGGTTGGTTTAACGCTAATAGCATTTTTTCTTATGCGTATTATGCCTGGTGATCCGATTGAGTCTTATTATCTGGCAAACAATATTCCGGTAACGGAGGAAATACTTGAGCAAGCAAGAGTGGAGCAAGGGTTGGATCAGCCCTTGCTTACACAATATGTAACCTGGTTAGGTGGAGTACTAAAATTTGATTTTGGCATTTCTTTTATGAATGGAAAGGCTGTGAGTGAGGAATTATTAACCTATTTTAGCGTTACAATTCAATTGGCGCTCGTTGCTTTTTTATTTATTTTAATGATATGCATTCCAATTGGCGTTTTAAGTGCAGTAAAACGACATTCCATTTTTGATAATTTAACAAGAATAACGATATTTTTCGTTGCCTCGATGCCCAGTTTTTGGTTAGGTTTTGTGCTGATTTATATTTTCGCTTTTAAATTTAACCTTTTCCCACTTATGGGATGGGGAACTGCGGATGCGATTATTTTACCTGCATTAACGTTAGCTTTAGCCAATGTACCCTTTTACGTTCGAATGATTCGCACAAATATGATTGAGCAAATGGACAAGCCCTTTGTGGCTTTTGCTAGAGCACGTGGTATAATCGAGTCGGTTATTATTCGAAAGCATATTTTTAAAGCTACGTTAACACCGTTTATCACCTCACTTGCAATGACATTAGGGGTACTAATTGGCGGGGCTGCAATTGTCGAAATTATTTTTTCTATTCCTGGTATGGGACGATTTATAGTTGATGCGATTACAGCACGGGATTATAACGTGATGCAAGGCTTTATTTTGATGATTGGATTTTTCTATATCATTGTGAATTTTTTAGCGGATATAATATGTGCGTTAATCGATCCTAGAATTCGACTTAAGGAGAAAGTGTCATGA
- a CDS encoding ABC transporter permease, with product MKRKWTFYISTFFVCLLFIVALFGPWLMPNDPHAPNLAMKLQGFSVQYPLGTDHLGRCVLSRLIEGARVSLFVAFIVLVVTLLISMIVGITAGYVGGWIDLVLMRICDILLAIPNFIFALVIVGALGAGMKNLVIAIAAVIWVGFARVIRNMVVSLKETNYVVYAKICGVPTWKKMLRHIVPFVFPQMLLLKLIGLGTTILMISELSFLGLGITPPTAEWGMMISESKAYLMIKPELMIIPGVMLSITVLTFNAFGDSLRDLLNPKSV from the coding sequence ATGAAAAGAAAATGGACATTTTATATCAGTACTTTTTTTGTCTGTCTCTTATTTATCGTTGCATTATTTGGTCCTTGGCTTATGCCAAATGACCCTCATGCACCTAATTTGGCCATGAAGCTGCAAGGATTTTCAGTGCAGTATCCTCTTGGGACAGATCATTTAGGACGTTGCGTTTTATCGAGATTAATTGAAGGTGCTAGAGTGTCGTTATTTGTAGCATTCATTGTACTAGTAGTCACGCTTTTAATTAGTATGATCGTCGGTATAACTGCAGGCTATGTTGGAGGTTGGATTGATTTAGTATTAATGCGTATTTGCGACATATTGCTCGCGATTCCAAATTTTATTTTTGCTCTAGTTATTGTTGGTGCACTTGGTGCAGGGATGAAAAATTTAGTTATTGCAATTGCCGCCGTTATTTGGGTAGGTTTTGCACGTGTGATAAGAAATATGGTAGTGAGTCTAAAAGAAACCAATTATGTGGTTTATGCAAAAATTTGCGGTGTGCCAACTTGGAAAAAAATGTTGCGGCATATTGTACCGTTTGTATTTCCGCAAATGCTTCTACTGAAGCTAATCGGTTTAGGTACTACAATTTTAATGATTTCCGAGTTGTCTTTTCTGGGTCTTGGGATAACGCCGCCAACAGCTGAATGGGGCATGATGATTAGTGAAAGTAAAGCTTATTTAATGATAAAACCAGAGTTAATGATTATTCCAGGTGTAATGCTTTCAATAACTGTATTAACTTTTAATGCATTCGGTGATTCGTTACGAGATTTGCTGAATCCAAAATCAGTATGA
- a CDS encoding ABC transporter ATP-binding protein has translation MLEIRDLSVFIHNKQVLNQVSFSVPRGKIVGIIGESGSGKSVLCSTILNLYRNERIAKGNIEFDGKSLLLLEERKMREMRGKEIALIMQNPMSMFNPIVSIGGHFTETLQAHTKMTKKEAIEKAKEQLALFQLGDVDILNKYPNELSGGMLQRIMIAIAASLEPKLLLADEPTTALDTMTQLEILKELKKLHDKTAMSMLVVSHDLGVIANLAEEIIVMRRGIVVEHGPTSHILLHPVHPYTQTLVAARDEHSKLEELADRYERTVSGELVLYDENHWVRMEETGK, from the coding sequence GTGTTAGAGATTAGAGATTTATCTGTATTTATCCATAATAAACAGGTGCTAAATCAAGTGAGCTTTTCAGTTCCGAGAGGCAAGATTGTTGGAATTATTGGCGAAAGTGGTAGCGGAAAATCGGTATTATGTTCGACGATTTTAAACCTTTATCGTAATGAGCGAATTGCGAAAGGCAATATTGAATTTGATGGAAAGAGCTTGCTTTTATTAGAGGAGAGAAAAATGCGGGAGATGCGGGGAAAGGAAATTGCGCTCATTATGCAAAATCCAATGTCTATGTTTAATCCAATTGTGTCTATAGGTGGACATTTTACTGAAACACTTCAAGCACATACAAAAATGACCAAAAAGGAAGCAATTGAGAAAGCTAAGGAGCAACTTGCCTTGTTTCAGCTAGGTGATGTGGATATATTAAACAAATATCCTAATGAGCTGAGCGGCGGAATGCTTCAAAGAATAATGATCGCCATTGCAGCAAGCCTTGAACCAAAATTATTACTCGCTGATGAACCTACAACAGCACTAGATACAATGACGCAACTTGAAATACTGAAGGAATTAAAAAAGCTTCACGATAAAACGGCAATGTCGATGTTGGTTGTATCCCACGATTTAGGTGTCATAGCGAATTTAGCAGAAGAAATAATAGTAATGAGAAGGGGGATTGTAGTTGAGCATGGTCCAACTTCACATATTTTGTTGCACCCGGTTCATCCTTATACCCAAACACTTGTTGCAGCCCGAGATGAGCATAGTAAGTTAGAAGAGCTTGCTGATAGGTATGAGCGTACAGTATCCGGAGAACTTGTTTTATATGATGAAAACCATTGGGTGAGAATGGAGGAGACGGGCAAATGA
- a CDS encoding ABC transporter ATP-binding protein, giving the protein MILMQNLSKSFSHSRFYKKSKSKVKAVENVSLSINEGSCFTLLGQSGSGKSTLGKILLGIEKPDAGEVLFDGIDVHNTTTKERKMLQKSLQVVFQDCHSAVNPKLKVRDIIAEPILVYEKLDGSEIEERVGELLKMVGLSEEDMMKYPQQFSGGQLQRITIARAISTKPRLIVLDESVNSLDVLVQISILKLLKRLQRELKLTYFFITHDLHVARLFADEIAVMHKGRIVEHLRVDELEQAKHEGTKALLNSQLKIDCIHNSLDLKEDLEL; this is encoded by the coding sequence ATGATATTAATGCAGAATCTATCGAAAAGCTTCAGCCATTCCCGATTTTATAAAAAGAGCAAATCAAAGGTAAAGGCAGTAGAGAATGTATCACTTAGTATAAATGAAGGTAGTTGTTTTACATTATTAGGTCAAAGTGGCTCTGGAAAAAGTACTCTTGGTAAAATATTGCTCGGTATTGAGAAGCCAGATGCCGGTGAAGTTTTGTTTGATGGAATCGATGTACATAACACAACGACCAAGGAAAGAAAAATGCTTCAGAAATCGTTGCAAGTGGTCTTTCAAGATTGCCATAGTGCAGTAAATCCTAAGCTCAAAGTCAGGGATATTATTGCTGAACCAATTCTAGTATATGAAAAGCTAGATGGTAGTGAGATAGAGGAACGTGTAGGTGAGCTGCTTAAAATGGTTGGTTTGTCAGAGGAGGATATGATGAAATATCCTCAACAATTTAGTGGGGGACAATTACAGCGAATTACAATTGCCCGTGCGATTTCGACGAAACCTCGATTGATTGTCTTGGATGAATCAGTAAATAGCCTTGATGTCTTGGTGCAAATAAGTATTTTAAAGCTTCTGAAACGATTACAGCGCGAGTTGAAACTTACTTATTTTTTCATCACCCATGACCTACATGTAGCTCGACTTTTCGCAGATGAAATAGCGGTTATGCATAAAGGAAGGATTGTGGAGCATTTACGGGTAGATGAGTTAGAGCAGGCGAAGCATGAGGGCACTAAAGCATTATTGAATTCACAACTTAAAATTGATTGTATCCACAACAGCTTGGACCTAAAAGAGGACTTGGAATTATGA
- a CDS encoding MFS transporter — MKISPLSFSMLQNYGLAIFYFTANSVLTVIFPLQAADHGMEEAEIGLMMGIYMFVCMVLRPWAGQMVSKYSVHTVMKYLLLGHVAALLFYVWLGVESLYVVRILQGIVTAFFSMAMQMGITETLRDEDRGQGMAMYSLSSVMPGLYGPALAMLLWVQRDISWLLIFITFLAFAPLLFFMKSPLPKIKKENASFTLKDMIEGMKLARANKGLVVSSGVMLIGASIFGAISTFLPLYLLTTDTGNVGLYLFLQALVVVGSRFIFRKYIPSDGKWHPGFITLVLGSSIIGTTLLAVLPLIGSFIYISALFNGIATAMLYPTLTTYISFAIPESHKHVLLGIFLASYDLGFSLGGMLMGIVIQFGSYPIMFAACSIMGVVAIIYNFIASSPKERIIIE; from the coding sequence ATGAAAATAAGCCCGTTATCCTTTAGTATGTTACAAAACTACGGCTTGGCGATTTTTTATTTTACGGCAAACTCTGTATTAACTGTTATATTCCCATTGCAGGCAGCTGACCATGGAATGGAAGAAGCAGAAATTGGCCTGATGATGGGAATCTATATGTTTGTTTGTATGGTGTTACGTCCTTGGGCTGGTCAAATGGTATCCAAATACAGTGTTCATACAGTAATGAAATATTTATTATTAGGGCATGTAGCTGCACTTCTTTTTTATGTTTGGCTTGGCGTTGAAAGTCTTTACGTTGTGAGGATTTTACAAGGTATTGTCACGGCATTTTTCTCCATGGCGATGCAGATGGGGATTACGGAAACCTTACGAGATGAAGATAGAGGTCAAGGCATGGCAATGTACTCGTTATCAAGTGTGATGCCAGGCTTATATGGACCAGCATTAGCAATGTTATTGTGGGTTCAAAGAGATATATCGTGGTTGCTGATTTTTATCACATTCTTAGCTTTTGCACCTCTTTTGTTTTTTATGAAGTCACCATTACCGAAAATTAAAAAGGAAAATGCATCGTTCACCTTGAAGGATATGATAGAGGGAATGAAATTAGCTCGCGCTAATAAAGGCTTGGTCGTTTCTTCAGGTGTAATGCTTATTGGCGCGAGTATATTCGGGGCTATTTCTACTTTTTTACCACTCTATCTTCTAACAACTGATACCGGGAATGTAGGGCTGTATTTATTTTTACAGGCGCTGGTTGTTGTAGGAAGCAGATTTATTTTCAGAAAATATATTCCGTCTGATGGAAAATGGCATCCAGGTTTTATAACCCTTGTATTAGGCAGCTCCATTATAGGGACAACGTTGCTAGCGGTGCTCCCACTTATCGGCTCATTTATCTATATTAGTGCGTTATTTAATGGGATAGCAACGGCAATGCTCTATCCTACATTAACAACGTATATCTCTTTTGCAATTCCGGAATCTCATAAGCATGTATTATTGGGAATCTTTTTAGCTTCTTATGACTTAGGTTTTTCTCTAGGAGGAATGCTAATGGGTATTGTTATCCAATTTGGTTCCTATCCAATAATGTTTGCGGCATGTTCGATAATGGGAGTAGTAGCGATTATATACAACTTTATTGCAAGTTCGCCCAAAGAACGGATTATTATTGAGTAA
- a CDS encoding bifunctional diguanylate cyclase/phosphodiesterase: MFFTFLILLSCIPICIGITLLLLFKKYRLSKLLFLLLLMVSFWQLDIAFLYGYDLFEEETITLFFKLFRFGSIMITPVIFHIGYTIVQEILPDNLQKKWQYIVNRPTVLVFYGLASLVYLVGWSGHGVEELELLQIDSNTFYFPVYGELSWTYYTNVLLILVSMTTCFLISLDVKKKSERSFLVYFSIFSSIGYAIGFLNMIPSTKLYPSSIALLVYALSILILSSRMHLDIVNKMNKELKEQKKFLFQVIDLNPNYIYAQDEKGRYTLMNQSYAKLMGMNIKDMIGKTDYDLQKDSLSETPNTEQANRSFKLTEKVFIREESVIAASGEKIWIQTVKVPIHSNQDSAMLAVSTDITERKHYEDEIKFQANHDSLTGLPNRRMFNEDLTNLLEKAKTEKRQSAIMFLDLDRFKYINDTLGHDVGDLLLIEVSRRIKNLLKKKHHSANIYRLGGDEFTIILPYYNATESEAFANELLEQFGSGFEIDSSEYFITPSIGISIFPNDGDDANTLIKHADTAMYYVKEKGKNNHQLFTSEMQKTFYRKMMIEKQLRTALDNHEFELYYQPLIDLQTNEIIAMESLLRWNNPTLGQVQPDEFIAVAEETGLIIPIGQWVLKMAIRQNAGWQKAGYKPLIISVNVSVRQLLDPMFVEDVKNAIEDAEIDSNYVVLEITESIAMYADSMIEKLNALKNLGINLSMDDFGTGYSSLSYLNKYPLDSLKIDKSFVMGMNKDEENRAIVKTIIAIAKQLDLKVIAEGVEGQEEAHDLNEMGCDYAQGYYFSRPLAAPDLKKKWLVTGD, encoded by the coding sequence ATGTTTTTTACATTTTTAATATTATTATCCTGCATTCCCATATGTATTGGGATTACCCTATTGCTGTTATTTAAAAAATACAGACTATCAAAATTGTTATTCCTATTACTTCTAATGGTATCTTTTTGGCAATTAGATATTGCATTTTTATATGGATACGATTTATTTGAAGAAGAGACCATAACACTTTTTTTCAAGCTCTTTAGATTCGGGTCAATTATGATAACACCCGTTATTTTTCATATAGGCTATACAATCGTACAGGAAATTTTGCCAGATAATTTACAAAAGAAGTGGCAATATATTGTGAACCGTCCTACAGTCCTAGTATTCTATGGGTTGGCTTCGCTAGTCTATCTTGTTGGATGGAGTGGTCACGGAGTCGAAGAATTAGAACTACTTCAAATAGATTCTAATACTTTTTACTTTCCTGTTTATGGAGAGCTTTCTTGGACGTACTATACCAATGTTCTCCTGATATTAGTAAGTATGACAACGTGTTTCTTAATTAGTTTAGATGTGAAAAAGAAAAGCGAACGATCTTTTTTAGTTTATTTTAGTATCTTTTCTTCAATTGGATATGCAATCGGTTTTCTAAATATGATACCTTCTACAAAATTGTACCCAAGTTCGATTGCTTTGCTCGTTTATGCACTTTCTATATTAATACTTTCGAGTCGAATGCATCTTGACATCGTCAATAAGATGAATAAAGAGCTAAAGGAACAAAAGAAATTTCTTTTCCAAGTGATTGATTTAAACCCAAACTATATTTATGCTCAGGATGAAAAAGGACGCTATACACTGATGAATCAATCCTATGCAAAGCTAATGGGCATGAACATAAAAGATATGATTGGAAAAACCGATTATGATTTACAAAAGGATTCGTTATCAGAGACACCAAACACCGAACAAGCAAATAGGAGTTTTAAGCTAACGGAAAAAGTCTTTATTAGAGAAGAATCTGTTATTGCTGCTTCAGGAGAAAAAATATGGATCCAGACAGTTAAAGTGCCCATTCATTCTAATCAGGATTCAGCTATGCTTGCGGTATCAACAGATATTACAGAAAGAAAACACTATGAAGATGAAATCAAATTCCAGGCTAATCACGATTCTTTAACTGGTTTACCAAATAGAAGAATGTTCAATGAGGATTTAACAAACCTTCTGGAAAAAGCAAAAACTGAGAAAAGACAGAGCGCCATTATGTTCCTTGATTTGGACCGATTTAAATACATTAATGACACGCTAGGGCATGATGTTGGCGATCTCTTATTAATTGAGGTATCAAGACGGATAAAAAATTTACTAAAGAAAAAACACCATTCTGCCAATATTTATCGTCTTGGAGGTGATGAGTTTACCATTATCCTTCCATATTATAATGCGACAGAAAGTGAAGCATTTGCCAATGAATTGTTAGAACAATTTGGAAGTGGGTTTGAAATCGATAGTAGTGAGTACTTTATTACACCTAGTATTGGAATTAGTATTTTTCCTAATGACGGGGACGATGCAAATACTCTGATAAAACACGCAGATACGGCTATGTACTATGTGAAAGAAAAAGGAAAAAACAATCATCAATTATTCACATCAGAAATGCAGAAAACTTTCTATAGAAAAATGATGATTGAAAAACAACTACGAACTGCACTAGACAATCATGAATTCGAGCTTTACTATCAACCATTAATTGACCTGCAAACGAATGAAATTATAGCGATGGAATCTCTTTTAAGATGGAATAATCCAACGCTAGGACAAGTTCAGCCGGACGAATTTATTGCTGTCGCAGAAGAAACCGGATTGATCATTCCAATTGGCCAATGGGTGCTGAAAATGGCCATCAGACAAAATGCTGGATGGCAAAAAGCCGGATACAAGCCATTAATAATTAGTGTAAATGTTTCTGTGAGACAACTTCTTGATCCAATGTTTGTTGAAGATGTTAAAAACGCAATAGAAGACGCAGAAATCGATTCAAACTATGTTGTATTAGAGATTACTGAGAGCATTGCAATGTATGCAGATTCGATGATTGAAAAGCTAAATGCACTTAAAAATCTTGGAATTAATCTATCAATGGATGACTTTGGGACAGGCTACTCCTCCCTTAGCTATTTGAATAAGTACCCCTTAGATTCTCTGAAGATCGATAAATCCTTCGTTATGGGAATGAACAAAGACGAGGAGAACAGAGCCATTGTAAAAACAATCATTGCGATAGCAAAACAACTTGATTTAAAAGTAATTGCTGAAGGAGTAGAGGGGCAAGAAGAAGCGCATGACTTAAATGAGATGGGCTGTGATTACGCTCAGGGCTATTATTTCAGTCGCCCCCTTGCAGCACCTGATCTCAAAAAAAAATGGCTAGTAACAGGAGATTAA
- a CDS encoding beta-ketoacyl synthase N-terminal-like domain-containing protein — MDDIVITGYGIIGPGVLDKYSFLNVLEKGLCTQSIIKNVNHSQSHLVAGLIEESFQEINGKNYKRHPRSVRMAIAAAMDAYEMAHVNDFKPHRVAVIMGTSAGAILEIEQNYLKFLELKTTPLQGVSFADTHTLSGSVAEATGLCGPAFTITTGCTASIDAVSFGKLLLESGTVDACIVGGTDAPLGQWTINGFKKLRVLSTETTIENAGIPFSTEHRGFVLSEGAGVIVLERRQTANSRDQRIYGKIEHVISRNEGQKLLSSDTTGRHMLEVFQETLGNTVPSYVNSQALGIEINDQIERFILKETFGTKVPITSIKGMIGHSFGAMGAMQIISSLLSMEYGFIPPTIKSKGRGFEDIPIVFETRYQAVESVCITTHGSSGNNACLLLTHS, encoded by the coding sequence TTGGACGATATAGTAATCACAGGTTATGGAATTATTGGGCCTGGTGTTTTAGATAAATATAGTTTTCTAAATGTATTAGAAAAAGGACTATGTACGCAGAGCATAATAAAAAACGTGAATCACTCACAATCTCATCTTGTTGCTGGGTTAATAGAGGAGAGCTTTCAAGAAATAAACGGGAAGAATTATAAACGTCATCCCCGTTCCGTAAGAATGGCAATAGCGGCAGCAATGGATGCTTATGAAATGGCACATGTAAACGATTTTAAGCCACATCGAGTTGCAGTCATTATGGGAACATCTGCTGGAGCAATTCTTGAAATTGAACAAAATTATCTTAAATTTCTCGAATTAAAAACAACCCCTCTTCAAGGTGTATCATTTGCCGATACACACACTCTTTCAGGATCTGTTGCTGAGGCAACGGGTTTATGTGGCCCCGCATTCACCATAACAACTGGCTGTACAGCAAGTATAGATGCCGTCTCATTTGGAAAGCTTTTACTTGAGAGCGGTACTGTAGATGCTTGCATCGTAGGAGGAACAGACGCTCCTTTAGGCCAATGGACAATTAATGGTTTTAAAAAATTAAGAGTACTCTCAACTGAAACAACAATCGAAAATGCCGGAATTCCTTTTTCAACTGAGCATCGCGGTTTTGTTTTATCAGAGGGTGCAGGTGTTATTGTTCTAGAACGAAGACAAACAGCAAATTCACGCGATCAACGAATATATGGAAAAATTGAACATGTGATTTCAAGAAATGAAGGACAAAAACTATTAAGCTCCGATACAACAGGTAGGCATATGCTTGAGGTTTTCCAAGAAACACTTGGAAATACTGTACCCAGCTATGTTAACAGTCAGGCTCTTGGTATTGAAATAAATGATCAAATTGAACGTTTCATTCTTAAGGAAACATTTGGAACAAAAGTACCTATTACCTCAATAAAAGGAATGATTGGTCATTCCTTTGGAGCTATGGGAGCAATGCAAATCATCTCCTCCCTCTTATCAATGGAATATGGTTTTATCCCCCCTACCATTAAATCCAAAGGTAGAGGATTTGAAGATATTCCAATTGTTTTTGAAACTAGATATCAAGCTGTTGAGTCCGTATGTATCACTACTCATGGAAGTAGCGGAAATAATGCTTGTCTATTACTGACACATTCATAG
- a CDS encoding YnfA family protein, with protein MIYTIALFILAGIAEIGGGYLIWLWLREGKPWYFGIGGGVALALYGVIATFQNFLSFGRVYAAYGGVFIILSVLWGWGIDKKTPDLYDWLGACICIIGVSVMLFAPRH; from the coding sequence ATGATTTATACAATAGCCTTATTCATATTGGCAGGGATTGCCGAGATTGGTGGGGGTTATCTAATTTGGTTATGGTTAAGAGAAGGGAAACCCTGGTACTTTGGCATAGGTGGTGGAGTCGCATTAGCTCTCTATGGAGTTATTGCGACGTTTCAAAACTTTCTATCCTTCGGGAGAGTTTATGCAGCCTATGGTGGTGTTTTTATCATCCTTTCAGTCTTATGGGGCTGGGGAATAGATAAGAAGACGCCAGATTTATATGATTGGCTAGGTGCTTGCATCTGTATTATTGGTGTTTCTGTGATGTTGTTTGCTCCACGTCATTAA